GTAGTTGGTGCCCGTGACGAGGATGGTGGCGCCGGGGATGGGGCCACCGGTGGTCTCGGTGACGCGCCCGACGATTTCGCCGTTGATCTGCGCCCAGCCCGTGAGCGGTGCGAGCAGGGAAAGGACGAGGCTACAGGCGCGCACCGCCTGGGTGAGTGCGTGGTTCATTCCGTCGAAAAGCAGGCGAGGACTGCGTTTGGTGGGCATGGAGGGCGGCAAAGGTAGGAAAGCGGTCGAGACGAGGTGTAGCGCGTCAGGGGGCCGGGCTAAAACTGCGTGGCGTAGGCGGGGAGCGCGCCAACGGTAGAGCGCATTTCCGCCGTCTGGCGACCGGGTGGCAGGTTGGAAGGGCCTACGCGGCCATCGAGATACCACCCACGAAAGACATCGGCGAAGGGCAGCGATCCAGCTGGGGCACGCACAGCGCGTAGGCCGTCCGCGAGCGACTGCGGGATATCCTCGAGGAACTCGGCGTCGATGCTGTAGACGCCCGCGTCGTTGGTGCGCTCGGCGACCACGCTCACCTCGCCCAGCGTCGCGTCGCTCGGGGCGAGGGCCACGTCGTAGCGCACCTGGGCGCGCCGCTCGACGATGACGGAGTCGGTCACGGCCGCGAAGCCGACGGCGGAGACGGTGATCGACCAGCGGCCCTCGGGGATGACGAGCTCGTAGGTGCCGTCGCTCTCGGCGGCGGTGCCGTAGTTGGTGCCCGTGACGAGGATGGTGGCGCCGGGGATGGGGCCACCGGTGGTCTCGGTGACGCGCCCGACGATTTCACCTGTGGTCTGCGCGGCACCTGCGAGCGGTGCAAGCATAACCAAGGCAAGGCCGAAAGCACGCTGGGGGCGTGCGGGCCAGCCGAGGCGACCATCACGTCGAGGCACCGGAGACATACCGTCATGCAGCCATGGGCTGCGATTGCTGAGCAAAGAGGACGGTATCGAACGAGCAGACGCGACCTAGCTGGTGGAGGAATCCGTACGACGCGAAATATACACGGCAGTCCCCCTGACTGACCGGGGAGAAAAAGAGGGATACCTGGCTAGGTGCGCCAATAGGCTCTGCTTCCGTCTAGCCAAGCCAACCAAAATGCCACGCGAGCCATAGCTCCGACAGCGGTAGCAGCGTTCCAAAGACTGCGCCGAGCACGACCTGTTGCACCGTGTGAGCCTTGGCGTGGACGCGTGCCCACATGATGAGCGGCAGCATGAAGCCACAGGCCAGGACGGGGCCAAGTTGGAGAAACGGGGGCTCCGGAAGGCCTGCCCACGGAACCAGGGTGACAAAGAGCAGCCCCGCAACGAACCCGGCGACTGCCGTGACGTGGATCGAGATTTTGAACTTGAGCGTGATCAGGAGGACCAGGATCGTGTTGACGGGAAACGTCAAGGCTAGGGCCACCAATAGCGGCACGGCGGTCTGTCCTGTCGTCGCAATCAGGGCGACGCCCATGATGTAGCCGATGATGCCTGCGGCAAGCGGCCCCGTACGCTTATCGCGTTCGCGCACCTCGACGGAGCGAGCCCGGCCGGTCGTCACCATCCACCCGATGTAGGCCAGCGGTACGACACCGAAGAAGACGACACCTACCGTCACGATCCAGGCGATTTCGCCCCCCGAGGCCCCAAAATGGGCGAGAGTCAGACCGAATCCGGTAGGCGGCAGCACCAGCGGATTGATCAGGAAGCTGAGCGCGTTGGCCACGCGGTAGCCGAGCGGGCGCGTACCCGTCATATCGGGTACCGATTCCAACGTCGGCTCGTCCTCCAACACCTCCGGACCTCCTGGAAGTTCGGACGCGGTAGCAGGTACTCGTGCCGATACCGCGCGGGGCGATACGACGGGGGGCGTCACAGAGCGCGGGGAGCGCGGCACGTCGAGGGTAGAGGAGGCGTCAAGCAGCGGAGACATAGCGCGGCAGCAAGTCAGGGGCGTGGCAGGAGTATGCACGCAAGCACCGCGCCGGTTGCTATGTCAATGTTAAGACCGAAGCCTCCGTGGCAAGTTCACGGGGTGCTTCGAAGCAGGCATGAAGCATAGACGCGAGTTCTCCTTTCCGTATTACGCAGGCACAGGCGTGCTCATTCATACCGCAGGGCTTCGATGGGATTCAGCCGGGCAGCCTTGTAGGCAGGGAACACGCCAAACGCGAGGGCGACAACCGTCACCCCCAGCACGGCTATAAACGCCCACATCCACGGAAACGTGGGCGTAAGGCTCTCGCCAAGCAGTGACATTGCATTGCCGCCAAGCACGCCGAGACCAATACCCACGAGGCCGCCGATCTGGCACAAAAACACGGCTTCCAGAAGGAACTGCGTTAGGATCGTGCTCCGCTTCGCGCCGAGCGACTTGCGGATGCCGATCTCGCGGGTGCGCTCCGTCACGCTCACGAGCATGATGTTCATCACACCGATGCCCGCAGCAAGCAAGGCGATCATGCCGATGAAAACGCCGCCGAGCGTGAGGCCGTTCGTGAAGCTCTCAAACGGCCCGGAGAGTGCGTCGTTGGTGATCACCTCAAAATCGTTCTCGTTCTGCGGCGGCACCCGTCTGATAGCGCGCATGTGGCCGACCACCTCGTCGATCGTGGCGTCGAGCATCTGCACGCTGGGGGCGCGCACGTCGATGGAGATGTTGCGAGTCGTCAGCCCTCCGAATGCGCCGAAGAGCGTTGTGATCGGGGCGAGCAGCCGGTTGTCCTGGTTGTCGCCGAGGATGGCGCCTTTCTCGGCGAGGAGGCCCACGACCTGGAAGCGCTGACCCTGCACGGCAATCATTTTACCAATGGGCTGCTCGAACTCGAACAACTCGTCAGCAACCGGCCGCGAAATCACAATCACCGGCCGTCCGTAGCGAATGTCGTCGCTGGAGAGAAAACGCCCGTCGTCGAGATCATAGCCGTTGTTGATCGCCCACTCCTCGTTGACGCCGCGAAGCTGTAGGTTCGGAGCGGTCTCAATCGTCCCGTTGGGTCCGGTGTAGCTCACCTTGGTGGCCCACTCGAACGTTTCGTCGGGGCCCAAGGAGGCGGGCAGGCGGGCACGGCGGAGGAGCTCTTCGTATTGCGGATACGTGATGTCCTGGCGGTTCCGGATGCTTTCGTCTGTCGGGCCGAAGTTGATCGCTGGGTACTTCTGGACGAAGAACGTCGTCGAACCGATACCGGCGAAGGCGTCGGTGAAGTAGTCGTCGATGACCTGCACGGCGGTCACGGAGGCGATCACCGAGAAGACGCCGATCACCATGCCGAGAAGTGTGAGCGCGCTACGGAGCTTGTTGGTCCGCAGCGACTCCAGCGCCATCCGAATCGTCTCGAAAAACACGGCGAAGTAGGAGGTTGAAGTTCTAAGTCAGTGGTGGATGCGGGGTCGGGCATCACAGCCAGGAGAGGAGAGAAGGCTGGCAGAAGCACGTCAACGTCCTGCAACACACCTCATGCTGCGTCTATTCGTAGCGAAGTGCTTCGATGGGACGAGCCTTTGCCGCAGTCCAAGCTGGCACGAAGCCGAAGCCGACGCCCACGCCCACACAAATCGAGAAGGCGAGGCCAACCGTGGCCGGAGAAAGCTGCGCCGTGAATACTTGGTCGATCGCCATGGCAGCCAGCGCGGCGATCCCAACGCCGATCAGGCCGCCCAACAGGCACACGACGACCGCCTCGATCAGAAACTGGGTGAGGATGGCGCGGCGCGGCGCCCCGATGGCTTTGCGGATGCCGATCTCGCGGGTGCGCTCCTTTACGGAGACAAACATGATGTTCATCACGCCGATGCCGCCGACAAGAAGCGAGAGCGCCGTCAGGAACAGCCCGACGCCGTAGATCGCGCCCTTCACGCCAGAGGTCTGCTGTTCGAAAGCGTCCGTGCTCTGGATCGCGAAGTTGTCGTCGTCGAGTGCATCGAGGCCACGGAAGGCGCGGGTGAGACCGGTGAGCTCGTCGAACGCGGCGACCATCACGTCCGGCGAGGCTGCTTTCGCCTGCACCTCGATGTATGGGTCGGAATCGTACAGGCGCTTAAACGTGGTCAGGGGGAGCATTACCTGCTCGTCGAAGGAGATCAGCCCGAGGAACTTGCCCTGCTCCTCCAGCACCCCGATCACCTCCAGGCGCTGCCCGCCGACGCGAATGCGCTTGCCGATGGGGTTCTCGATAGGGAAGAGCTCGTTCGCCACGCCCATCCCAATGACGGCCACCGGCCGGCCACGCTGGTAATCCGTTTCGTTGTAGAACCGCCCCGCGTCGAGCTCGAAATTGTTGATGTCAGCCAGCGCGGGCGTGGCAGCGCGGGCAAAGGTGCCAGAGATGCGGCGGTCCTGGTACTGGATAGGGAAACCGGCATAGCTCACCGGCGTGACGAACTCGAGGTTCTCCGACTTCCGGTCGTCGATGTAGTACGCCAACTCCTCCCGGATGCGCGGCCGGCTGCGGTATTTCCACCAGTCGTTGTCGAACCCGTCCGGGGTGCGCTCGATGGTGTAGACGTTGGTCCCGAGCATGTCCATCGACCGGTCGAAGCCCTGCTCGATCCCGTTGATGACCGTGAACATCGTGGTCACGGTGGCGATGCCGATGATGATGCCG
The Bacteroidota bacterium DNA segment above includes these coding regions:
- a CDS encoding carboxypeptidase-like regulatory domain-containing protein; its protein translation is MLAPLAGAAQTTGEIVGRVTETTGGPIPGATILVTGTNYGTAAESDGTYELVIPEGRWSITVSAVGFAAVTDSVIVERRAQVRYDVALAPSDATLGEVSVVAERTNDAGVYSIDAEFLEDIPQSLADGLRAVRAPAGSLPFADVFRGWYLDGRVGPSNLPPGRQTAEMRSTVGALPAYATQF
- a CDS encoding ABC transporter permease produces the protein MFFETIRMALESLRTNKLRSALTLLGMVIGVFSVIASVTAVQVIDDYFTDAFAGIGSTTFFVQKYPAINFGPTDESIRNRQDITYPQYEELLRRARLPASLGPDETFEWATKVSYTGPNGTIETAPNLQLRGVNEEWAINNGYDLDDGRFLSSDDIRYGRPVIVISRPVADELFEFEQPIGKMIAVQGQRFQVVGLLAEKGAILGDNQDNRLLAPITTLFGAFGGLTTRNISIDVRAPSVQMLDATIDEVVGHMRAIRRVPPQNENDFEVITNDALSGPFESFTNGLTLGGVFIGMIALLAAGIGVMNIMLVSVTERTREIGIRKSLGAKRSTILTQFLLEAVFLCQIGGLVGIGLGVLGGNAMSLLGESLTPTFPWMWAFIAVLGVTVVALAFGVFPAYKAARLNPIEALRYE
- a CDS encoding ABC transporter permease — translated: MRFFTELLEGLRIAMQAVWANKLRALLTTLGIIIGIATVTTMFTVINGIEQGFDRSMDMLGTNVYTIERTPDGFDNDWWKYRSRPRIREELAYYIDDRKSENLEFVTPVSYAGFPIQYQDRRISGTFARAATPALADINNFELDAGRFYNETDYQRGRPVAVIGMGVANELFPIENPIGKRIRVGGQRLEVIGVLEEQGKFLGLISFDEQVMLPLTTFKRLYDSDPYIEVQAKAASPDVMVAAFDELTGLTRAFRGLDALDDDNFAIQSTDAFEQQTSGVKGAIYGVGLFLTALSLLVGGIGVMNIMFVSVKERTREIGIRKAIGAPRRAILTQFLIEAVVVCLLGGLIGVGIAALAAMAIDQVFTAQLSPATVGLAFSICVGVGVGFGFVPAWTAAKARPIEALRYE